Proteins from a single region of Lepus europaeus isolate LE1 chromosome 4, mLepTim1.pri, whole genome shotgun sequence:
- the DUSP1 gene encoding dual specificity protein phosphatase 1 encodes MVMEVGILDAGGLRALLRERAAQCLVLDCRSFFAFNAGHIAGSVNVRFSTIVRRRAKGAMGLEHIVPNAELRGRLLAGAYHAVVLLDERSVALDGAKRDGTLALAAGALCREARAAHVFFLKGGYEAFSASCPELCSKQSTPMGLSLPLTTNIPDSAESGCSSCSTPLYDQGGPVEILPFLYLGSAYHASRKDMLDALGITALINVSANCPNHFEGHYQYKSIPVEDNHKADISSWFSEAIDFIDSIRNAGGRVFVHCQAGISRSATICLAYLMRTNRVKLDEAFEFVKQRRSIISPNFSFMGQLLQFESQVLAPHCSAEASSPAMAVLDRGTATTTVFNFPVSIPVHPTNSALSYLQSPITTSPSC; translated from the exons ATGGTCATGGAGGTGGGCATCCTGGACGCCGGAGGCCTGCGGGCGCTGCTGCGGGAGCGCGCGGCGCAGTGCCTGGTGCTGGACTGCCGCTCCTTCTTCGCTTTCAACGCCGGCCACATCGCCGGCTCCGTCAACGTGCGCTTCAGCACCATCGTGCGGCGCCGGGCCAAGGGCGCCATGGGGCTGGAGCACATCGTGCCCAACGCCGAGCTGCGCGGCCGCCTGCTGGCCGGCGCCTACCACGCCGTGGTGCTGCTGGACGAGCGCAGCGTCGCCCTGGACGGCGCCAAGCGCGACGGCACCCTGGCCCTGGCGGCGGGCGCGCTGTGCCGGGAGGCGCGCGCCGCGCACGTCTTCTTCCTCAAAG GAGGTTATGAGGCGTTTTCGGCGTCCTGCCCAGAACTGTGCAGCAAACAGTCGACCCCCATGGGGCTCAGCCTTCCCCTGACCACCAATATCCCGGACAGCGCGGAATCCGGATGCAGCTCCTGCAGCACCCCGCTCTACGATCAG GGTGGCCCGGTGGAGATCTTGCCCTTCCTGTACCTGGGCAGTGCCTATCACGCTTCCCGCAAGGACATGCTGGATGCCCTGGGCATCACGGCCTTGATCAACGTCTCCGCCAACTGTCCCAACCACTTTGAGGGTCACTATCAGTACAAGAGCATCCCCGTGGAGGACAACCACAAGGCGGACATCAGCTCCTGGTTCAGCGAGGCCATCGACTTCATAG ACTCCATCAGAAATGCCGGAGGAAGGGTGTTCGTCCACTGCCAGGCGGGCATCTCCCGCTCTGCAACCATCTGTCTCGCTTACCTCATGAGGACTAACCGCGTGAAGCTGGACGAGGCCTTTGAGTTCGTGAAGCAGAGACGGAGCATCATCTCCCCCAACTTCAGCTTCATGGGCCAGCTGCTGCAGTTCGAGTCGCAGGTGCTGGCCCCGCACTGCTCGGCGGAGGCCAGCAGCCCCGCCATGGCTGTGCTGGACCGCGGCACCGCCACCACCACCGTCTTCAACTTCCCCGTCTCCATTCCTGTACACCCCACGAACAGTGCCCTGAGCTACCTTCAGAGCCCCATCACCACCTCCCCCAGCTGCTGA